In Exiguobacterium acetylicum, the genomic stretch GCCTTTCTTTTTCCCTTTGCCCATCTGTCCGGAAAATTGTTTCATCATTTTCCGCATGTCTTCGAACTGTTTAATGAGGCGGTTGACTTCTTGGATACTGCGTCCACTACCGCGGGCAATCCGCTTCCGACGGCTCGCATTCAAGATTTCAGGTTCAGTCCGCTCTCGTTTTGTCATCGATTGGATGATCGCTTCGACATACACGAGTTGCTTCTCATCGATTTGGGCGTTTTTCAACCCCTTCATCTTCCCTTTACCTGCCCCAGGGATCATTCCCAACAGTTCGTCGAGTGGACCCATCTGTTTCACTTGCTGCAACTGCTCGATGAAATCATCGAATGTAAACGATGCATCGCGCATTTTGCTTTCTAACTCTTTGGCACGCGTAGCGTCCATTTGTGACTCTGCTTTTTCAATCAGTGTCAGCATGTCTCCCATGCCTAGAATCCGAGACGCCATCCGCTCGGGATAGAATGGTTCGATGGCATCGAGCTTCTCTCCAAGACCGACGAACTTAATCGGTGCTCCGGTGACTGCCTTGATGGAGAGTGCTGCACCACCTCGCGTATCTCCGTCGAGCTTCGTCAGAACGACTCCCGTTACGCCAAGCTTCTCGTTGAAGCTCTCTGCGACGTTGACGGCATCCTGACCCGTCATCGAATCGACGACAAGGAAGATTTCATGCGGTTTGGCGATCTCCTTGACATCAACGAGTTCCTGCATCAGTTCCTCATCGACGTGTAAGCGACCTGCCGTATCGATCAACACGATATCGTGATGATGCTCTTTTGCATAATCGAGTGCACCGGTAACGATTTCTTGTGGACTAACCTGATCTCCCATCGAGAAGACCGGCAACTCCAATTGTTTACCAAGTGTCTCTAATTGTTTGATTGCTGCCGGACGATAAATATCCGCCGCAACAAGCAAAGGACTACGATTATGTTTTTTACGTAAATGATTGGCAAGTTTACCCGTTGTCGTTGTTTTACCTGCCCCTTGCAGACCGGTCATCATGATGACGGTCGGGGGACGGTTCGCAAGCGTCAACGGTGACACTTCTGCACCCATCAGATTCGTCAATTCATCGTGGACGATTTTGACGACTTGTTGCCCTGGCGTCAATGACGTCATGACATCTTGACCGACGGCGCGTTCCTTTACATCATTTACGAATTGTTTGACGACCTTGAAGTTGACGTCGGCTTCGAGTAGCGCTAAGCGAACTTCGCGCATCATCTCTTTGACGTCTGCTTCAGAAATCTTACCTTTACCTCGCATTTTAGCGAGACTGGCTTGAAGCCGTTCCGATAATCCTTCGAATGCCATTAAGAATGCCTCCTACTCTAATTGCTCCAATGTCTCAATGATCACTAGGGCTTCACCCGGAAGGTCGCATTGCTTCAGCTGATCGAGTAACTGCTTTCGCCGTTCGTGTTTCTTGAACAGCGATAGTCGTTCTTCATACTGCTCGAGCATGGCTTCCGTGCGTTTTATGTTGTCGTAGACTGCTTGTCGGCTGACTTCAAACTCATCGGCGATTTCACCTAAGGAAAAGTCATCTAAGTAATAGAGTGACATGTAATTCCGTTGTTTTGGCGTCAAAAGCTCCTGATAAAAGTCAATCAGATAATTCATCCGGTTCGTTTTATCAAGTGTCATTCGAGCACCTCCGCAATGTTAAGTGAAATTCCTTTACAGATAGTATAGTACAGCCCTCACAGTGTGTTGTCAAGTTTTTTTCTTTACATGAAACGTCGCTTATTCCGCGCTTTCTTCCGTGTCGACGTTTTCTTTTTCTTCAAAGACATCGCCGAACAGTCCATATACGAATTGTTCTGCGTCAAACGGTTGTAAATCATCGATTTTTTCACCGAGACCCACGAACTTCACCGGTAGATTCAGCTCGTTCTTGATCGCAAGAACAATCCCACCTTTTGCTGTGCCGTCAAGTTTCGTCAAGACGATTCCGCTAACGTTCGTCGCTTGTTTGAAGGCTTTTGCCTGCACCATCGCGTTTTGCCCTGTTGTTGCGTCAAGTGCTAGTAACACTTCATGGGGTGCGCCTGGAATCTCACGTTCAATGACGCGTTTGACCTTTTCGAGCTCGTTCATCAAATTGACCTTGTTTTGTAGGCGTCCTGCCGTATCACAAATCAGGACGTCGACCTTACGTGCTTTCGCTGCTTGGACGGCGTCATAGACGACAGCAGCCGGATCGGAGCCTTCGCCTTGACGAATGACCGGTACACCGGAGCGTTCGCCCCAGACTTGCAGTTGATCGATCGCACCAGCCCGGAACGTATCTCCCGCTGCTAACATGACGCTCTTACCTTCTTGTTTTAATCGGTTCGCAAGTTTCCCGATCGTTGTCGTCTTACCGACCCCGTTGACACCAACGAAGAGGATGACATTCAGCTCATGATCAAGATCAAGGGCTGTCTCTTCTTCTTCGACTAACATGTTCGCGACGACTTCAACGAGGACATCCCGGACTTGTTTTGGATCCTTGACGTTACGTCGTTTGACTTCTGTCTTTAATTCTTCGACCAAATCCATCGTTGTCGTCACACCGACGTCTGCTTGGATCAACACTTCTTCTAACTCTTCGAAAAAGTCTTCATCGACTTCACGGAAGCGGTAGACGAGATCATTGACGGCACTCGCTAATCCGTCGCGTGTCTTCGTCAAGCCTTCCGTAAATTTAGTCGTGACTTCTTGTGTCGAAGTCGTCAAGCGGTCTTTCAGTTTTTTAAAGAAACTCATTGTTTAATCTCCTTTGGTTCTTCACTTAATGTACGTCGTGCCTCTTCTAGTTTAACGGATAACACTTCAGATATCCCGTTTTGCTGCATCGTGACGCCGTAAAGGACGTCTGCCGCCTCCATCGTTCCTTTCCGATGGGTGATGATGACGAACTGTGTCTCGCGTGCTAGCTGATGGACGAACTCGCCGAATCGCGCGACGTTCGCTTCGTCAAGCGCCGCCTCGACCTCATCGAGGACACAGAACGGGACAGGACGTGTCTTTAGAATCGCAAATAATAAGGCGATGGCTGTCAAGGCACGCTCTCCACCGGACAAGAGCGATAAATTCTGCAGCTTCTTACCAGGCGGTTTGGCAACGATATCAATTCCACTCGTCAATAGATCACTCGGGTCAACGAGGACTAGATCGGCTTCACCGCCCCCGAATAACTCGCGGAATGTTTCCCGGAAGTGTTCTCGGACAGCATCATACGTTTGACGGAACAACCGAATGACTTCTCGGTCCATCTCTTCGATGACGCCATAGAGATCGGTTTTAGCAGCGACGAGATCATCCCGTTGCGCGGATAGGAACGTAAACCGTTCATCGACCTCTGCGAATTCCTCAATCGCACCGATGTTGACGATACCGATTTCTTCGAGTTGGCGTTTGAGCAGATGAATTTCCTCTTTTGCCTCTTCATACGATAGATCAAGAGGTGCAATCAGTTCGAGCAGTAATCCCATCTCTTCCAGCATTTCTTGTCTTGTCTCAAGACGCGTGCTCGTTTTCCCTTGCGAGAGTCGTAGTTGCTCGAGTGCCTGTTTCGTCGTTTGTTGATCGTCCTTCGTCTTCGCTTCGCGGATCCGGATCAAGCGCAGGGATTCTGCTTGTACTTGAATCCGTTGCCCGATTGCGACGAGTTCGGTCTCGACCCGTTGTTGTTCCTGTTCCTGTTCGCGCTGTTCCGCGTGCAAGGCATCAATCTTCGCTTCGTCGAATCCTTCAAGGACATGACGCAAGTCACGTCGTTTATGACCACGTTCAAGCTTCGCGTGACTGACCTGTTCCGTCAGGCGTTCGATCTCTTGCGAAAGTTGCGCTTGTTTCATTTGAATCGTTCGCTCTTCGAGAACTGCTTCTGCTTGTTCCTTCTTCAGTTCGTCCATCGTGACGGCACCACGGGCTTGCGCATCCTTGAGACGATCTAAGGCTTGTCTGAGCTCTGTTTGACGCTCCGTCCATTTTGCGATCTCGACTTCCGACGTCTCGATGATCCGACGTGCTTCCTGTTCTTGTTCGAGTACACGTGCCATCTGTCGATCTTCAACCGACAATTCAGACGTCATGACAGCGAGATGACGGTTCGCATCTGCTAACGTATCGCGCGATTGTTCGAGTTGCCCTTGTAATGCTTGAATCGTTTCTGTCCGTTTCCGAGCCGTAACATCAAGAGTGTGGATCGCCGCTCTTAGATCTTCCAAGCGCCGCATCTGCTCCCGAATGACCGCTTGCCCACGCGTCAGTCCCTCTTTTAACTCGTCAAGTTCGCGCGATTGACTGAACAATGGTGTACCTTTTTTCCGGCTTCCGCCGGTCATCGTACCGCCGACGTTGACGACATCTCCTTCGAGCGTGACGAGACGATAGCGATGTCCTGTCGAACGGGCGATTTGGTTCGCCTGTTCAAGTGACTCGACGACGAGTGTCGTACCGAGCAAGTTCATCTTTAATTTCGTCAACGTCTCGTCTGTCGTCACGAGATCACTTGCGATCCCGACGAATCCAGACATCCCCCCGACTTGTTCTCGCACGGAACGATTGACTTCGCGTGCTTGGAGTGAGGCGAGCGGCATGAACGTCGCTCGACCGGCATTTAATCGTCGAAGCTCCTGGATCAGACGACGTCCTGTCGCATCGGTATCAACGACGATGTTTTGCATCGCCCCACCAAGCGCTGTCTCGATTGCCGCTTCAAACTGCGCCGGAACCGAAATCAGCTCCGCGACCGCTCCGTAAATACCTGGGTGCTGATCTCGTTGTTTTAAAATCGTCTTAACGGCACCGAAATAACCGCTATAGTCGGCTTTGACGGATTCAAGGAATTCAATTCGGTCTTCCGTCTTATGCCGACGTCGCTCTAAATCCGCAACGGACTGTTCGACTTGGCGTAACGCATGTTGTTGTTCATTTCGTGCTGCAAGTGCCGTTGTCTCTTCTTCTGTTGCTTGGTCCAACTTCGTCCGGATTGAAGCGACATCCGTTTCTAGTCGTGCGACGTCTTCCTCGAGTTGACGACGCGTCGATTGTTTCGTACCGCTGTCCGCCGTAAATGAACGTTGTTGTTCTTCTGCCTGCATGAGATCTTGCTTCGCCCGGTTATAGGCATTATTCGTCGCAGCTAATCGACTCGCCACTTCAAAGGCTTCCGATCGTAATACTTCGGCTTCCTTATCAAAATCACGATCGGTTTGTGTCAGCGCTTGATCGGCTCGTTCTCGCTCAGCCGTGATCCGTTTTGCTTCCTGATCGACTTCTGCTTGGCGTTCCTGTAAAGCGGTCAGTTCGAGTTCCAGTTCCTTGACGCGTTCTTCGACGACGGCAACCTCTTGTTCGAGTCGCTCTTTCGTCTCGGTCCCGTGTTTTTCACGCTCTTTCGCTAAGTTAAGGGCACCTTGGATTTCAACCAGTCGCGTCGAGACATGTCGAAGTTGCTCCTGCAACGCGTTTTCTTGTTGTCGTTCTTCTTCAAGCGTCGATTCTTGATTCTCTCGGGATACGACAGTCTCTTCGTAAGTCGTCTTTTGAGACGCAAGGCGTTCTTCACATTGTGCGATGTCACGCGCTAGTGTTTCGAGCTCCGTCTGATACGTCGTGATTTCATGCGCTAAGATACCACGCTCGAGGACATCATGCCGTTCTCGAGCGACGAGATACTCTTTGGCGAGCGCCGCTTGTTCACGTAACGGCTCGATTCGTCCGCCGAGTTCATATAAAATATCATCGACACGCGATAAATTCGCTTCCGTATCACTTAATTTCCGCTCGGCTTGCTTCTTGCGATGACGATACTTCAAGACGCCTGCTGCTTCTTCGATGACAGCACGACGTTCTTCCGGTTTACCGGAGATGACTTGTTCAACTCGCCCTTGTCCGATGATTGCAAAAGCATCACGCGACAAGCCTGTGTCCATGAAAAGATCAAGAACATCCTTCAGGCGACATGGTTTTTTATTTAAAAAATAATCGCTGTCTCCGTTGCGGCTGACACGCCGCGTGACGCTGATTTCCTGATACGGCAACGCAACCGTTCCCGACTCGTTGTCTAAGACGAGCGTCACCTCGGCAAATTGTTTCCGGTGTTCAGACAGACTGCCGGCAAAAATGACGTCTTCCATCTTCGCCCCGCGCAGTGACTTCGCAGATTGTTCTCCGAGTACCCAACGGACAGCGTCCGATATATTTGATTTCCCACTTCCGTTCGGTCCGACGACTGCCGTGACACCCGGAAGGAATTCTAGTTCAGTTCGACTGGCAAATGATTTGAAGCCATTGATTTCAATTCGTTTTAAGTACATCTTGATCACCCGTATGTTTAAATTTCTTTTGAATTTCTTTCAGTTTACCATAGCCGAAACGCTAGCAACATGATAGGTTTTAAGGTAGTATCACGCGAAACAAGAAGAAGAGGAGCGAATAACACGATGACGATTGAACAAATGATTGAAGCGATCTTAGATAAATTGAACATCATCAATAAAGGGGTCATTAAAGCAGAACAGTTCGATGGCTCAAAAAATGAGGACTTAAAAGAGATTTATGAGTTCGTCATGATGCGCGACTCGTTATCACTGGCAGAGGTCGACGCGATCGTCGACGAACTGAAATCTCTCAAGACTGTCTAATCAAGCGAACTTCACACTATAAAGGCCGATCATCTCTCACGCATTCGAGAGATGGTCGGCCTTTTGTCGCTTAAAACTGTTTCTTTAATTCAAGTAAGGCTTGTTTTGCCGCCTGTTGCTCTGCCTCTTTTTTCGATCGGCCTGTCCCGATCCCTTCCAGCTCATCCGCGACTTGGACACGCGAGATGAATTCCCGACTATGCGCCGGACCGCGCTCCTCGATGATTTCATACTCGATGACACCTAAGCCGACACGTTGAATGGCTTCCTGTAATTGACTCTTAAAATCTGTCTGTTCTTCAAAAAAGCCTGTCGCCACTTTCGGAAAAACCGCTTCGGCGAGGAATCGTTCGGCTGCTTCGATGCCTTGGTCAAGATACAAGGCGCCAATGAAGGATTCGAAGACATCCGCAAGTAAGGCTGGACGATTCCGACCACCGGTCAGTTCTTCCCCCTTACCTAACAGAATCATATCGGAAAACTGATAATGATTCGCAAATTGGACGAGTGACGGTTCACAGACGATTGCCGCTCGCAATTTCGTTAATTCCCCCTCGGAACGTTCCGGGTAGTGTTCGAATAGATAGCGTGACACCGTCAACTCTAAGACAGCGTCCCCTAAAAATTCTAGGCGTTCGTTATCTCCTTCAGACTCGCGTTGTTCATTGACGAACGAAGAGTGCGTGAAGGCTTGTTTTAATAGCTCGACATTAGAAAACGTGATATTCAGGCGCTCTTGTAACGCTTCGAATTTCTGCTCGATTTGAGCGAGCGTCCGAGCATCCTTGCGTCGTTTTACATAGGGTCCTTTTCGGACACGACGTCCTTTTTGATTCGTCATAGTTCCTCCTAAACAGCTAAAGCCCACCGCAAATTGCGGTGGGTCAGCTTCAATGATCAGACTTGTGTTTCGATGTAGTTGACGACATCGCCGACAGTCTTCAAGTTTTCTGCTTGCTCATCTTCGATCGTGATTTCGAACTTGTCTTCTAAGTCCATGACGAGTTCCATGACTTCGAGAGAGTCAGCACCGAGGTCGTCTTTGAACGATTTATCAAGTGTGATTTCACTTTGTTCTTTTCCTAATTTTTCTGCGATTGCTTCTTGTACGTCTACTAAGATTTGTTCTTTTGTCATTTTAAAATCCCTCCATGAGTTGAGTATATAAGATGATTGCCGATTTGGCAAAGTACTACCGTTAGTTGTGTTACATCGTCATGCCGCCATCGACGGCAAGAGTTTGTCCTGTGATGTATCGCGCTTCATCTGAAGCGATGAAACTGACGAGTGAAGCGATATCGTCCGTTTGACCGAAGCGTTTCAACGGAATTTGCCCGAGTGACAGGTTCCGCTGTTCTTCCGTCAATTCGTCCGTCATGTCCGTCTCGATGAAGCCTGGACAGATGGCATTGACTGTGACACCTTTACTCGCGAGTTCACGTGCGACGGATTTCGTCAGCCCGATCAGCCCCGCTTTCGCTGCGACATAGTTCGCTTGCCCTGGATTTCCGGAAATACCGACGACTGATGCGATGTTGATGATACGACCGCTTGTTTTTAACAATGGACGTGTCGCAGCTTGCGTGACGAGAAACGCACCTTTGAGGTTCGTATCGATGACAGCATCGAAATCCGCTTCCTTCATGCGCATCAGCAAACCATCACGCGTGATGCCGGCATTATTGACGACACAATCCAGTTGACCGAACGTGTCGATCGTCTGTTTGATCATCTGTTTGACAGCATCTGCTTCAGCGACATTCGCTTGAATCGCGAGTGCCTCTCCGCCTGCTTCCTTGATTTCACGGACGACTGCTTCCGCCTTGTCCGTGCTTCCTGCATAGTTGACGACGACACGGAAACCATCTGTTGCTAATCGCTTCGCGATGGCAGCTCCGATGCCGCGTGACGCGCCAGTGACGAGTGCTACTTTACTCAACGAATTCCCTCCGCTTCCAATTGCTCAAGTGTCGTGATGCTGATGATCTTCGCATCTTTTTTGATTCGTTTCACGAGACCGCTCAACGGAGATGATGGACCAAACTCGATGAATGTATCCGCACCTTCTTCGATCAGACGCTCAACGCATGATTCGAATCGAACCGGTGAGTAGAGCTGCTGAACGAGCAAACGAATCAATTCGTCTGGTTGATCGTGGAACGCACCGTCGACGTTCGAGATGAATTTCGTCTTCGCCGCTTCAAACGGTGACGAGACGAGAATGTCTTCGAATCGTGGTGCGAATGGTGTCATGAGTGACGAATGGAACGCACCTGAGACATCAAGCGGTAAGACACGTTTTGCTCCGAGCTCTTTTAACTTCGCTGTAGCGGATTCGACCGCTGCGATTTGTCCGGAGATGACGAATTGCCCAGGACAGTTGTAGTTGGCGATTTGAACGATTTCTCCCGTCGCCGCAATCGATTCGACCGCGTGATGGGCTGCCTCGACATCATTCATGCCGATGACCGCCGCCATCGTTCCACCCGTGACTTGATTCATGAGTTTTCCGCGTTCGCGGACGAGATAGACGGCTTCAGACGGTGTGATGACAGAAGCTGCGACGAGCGCGCTATATTCTCCAACACTGTGTCCGAGTACGAAATCAGGTGTATGTCCTTGTGCTGCGTACTGCTGTGCGAGTAATGCACTGTGTGCGACGATGGCTGGTTGAGCGATATCTGTTGCTTTCAATTCATCCTTCGTCCCTGTCGTCATCAGCGTCGTCAGATCCAGACCAATTCGCGTTCCGAGGTCAGCGAGTGCTTGGCGTGTCTCGTCTTGCGTGATGAGCGTCTGTCCCATTCCAGGCGTCTGTGACCCTTGTCCCGGAAACATCCAAACTGTTTTCCCCATCTCGTCTCACTCCTTCTTAACGTGCTTCAGTTGCCTTCGCCTGAACGATTTTAGCAACGACTTCTTGTTCGACCATCTTTTCAGCTTGAACGAGCGCTCTGCTGAATGCATAGGCATTGCTTGAACCATGCGCCTTGATGACCGGAGCCGCAATGCCGAATAGTCCGGCACCGCCATATTCTTCATAGGCGAGCAACTGCTTCATTTTTTTTAACTTCGGTTTCAGTACGAGAGCGGCGAGCTTTGATGTCCACGAGCTCATGAATTGTTCCTTCATGACACCCATGATCATACTGGCTGCCCCTTCAGTACTCTTAAGTAACGTGTTACCGGCAAAACCTTCCGTGACGATGACATCGACGTCACCGCTCATCGCTTCTCTCGCCTCGACGTTCCCAACGAAATGAATCGGTGCTGTCTCAAGTAGCGGATACGTTTCCTTCGTCAGTGCATTCCCTTTACCGGCTTCTGATCCGATATTCAGGAGACCGACTTTTGGTCGTGTGATACCGCGAACTTGTTCTGCGTAGACAGACCCCATGATGGCATAATCGAGCAAATGCTCTGCCTTCGCATCTGGGTTGGCGCCAACATCTAAGATGACGACACCTTTCCCATTACGTGTCGGGAAAGTCGGGGCCAGTGCAGGACGGTCAACTCCTTCGATTCGACCGATAACGAACAATCCGGCAGTCATGAGCGCTCCCGTGTTGCCTGCTGAAATCAAGGCATCTGCTTCTCCTGATTTCACCAGGTTTGCAGCCACAACGAGTGAGCTATCTTTCTTGCGGCGAATCGCACGTACCGGTTCGTCTTCTCCGGTGATGACGGATGCCGCGTGGACGATCGTCACGCGCGGATCCTCGATTGAGTATGAGCGTAATTTCAACTCATCTCCGACTAATCGGATATCGATGTTTTCGTTTGGACGTTCTGCCAAATAGGCAACGACCCCTTCTACGATGGCACGGGGTGCATGATCGCCCCCCATAGCGTCAACTGCTAAAATCATTTCGATTCCTCCTTACTACTTCGATACACCGTGAACTCACCGATAAAGACACATTCTTCACCGACATAACTCTCCACCGTGATGTCAGAACGCCCATCTTGACGATGAGAACTGACGAACGCCTTCGCAACGACGCGTTCCCCGACATGAACGGAGCGTGTGAACTGAACGTTCGCACGTGTCGTCAACGCGAGTTCATCGTCGATGAGCGCAATCGCAAGCGAGTTTGCCTGCGCAAACAAAATATGTCCGCGGGCGATCGCATTCCGACTAAACGCATGTTCCGGCAAAATCTCAAGGATTGAGATCGCAGATGTATCGAGTTTCAGGTCAATCATATCACCAATGACTTCATTTTCAGTCAACGTACGCACATCATCCAGCCGTTCGGTCGCGACGTGTTTAATTCGCTCCCGTAATTCCGGAATTTTTAATTCCATCCGGTCGAGACGAATCGTCTGGATACTGACACGGAATCGTGTCGCCAGCGCTTCATCCGTGATGAACGGATTTTGTTCGATCGTCTGTAATAATTCTTGTTGTCTCTCTTTTTTAGGTACCCGCATGTATGTTCCTCCCACAAGAAGGATGACCACTATTATTACCTGGTACTAACAGTAGTATATATCCCTTGTTGTTCACTTTCAAGTATTATTCGATTCTTTCTCCTTCAAGTAGCCCTTGTCGTTCGATATAGTCACGTAAGACATCGTATTCCGGTGCCTGCCAAAAGGCTTCCGATCGCAGTAAGCGGACTGCATCTTGTCGCGCGGTTTCCATGACTTGTATATCGAGCGCAGGATCAGTCAAGACGAATCGCGGTAATCCACTTTGTTCGGTACCAAAGAAATTTCCGGCTCCGCGCAGTTTCAAATCCTTTTCCGCTAGCTTGAAGCCATCGTTCGTCTCCGTCATCGTCTTAATCCGTTCTTTTCCCGTATCGGAAGAGGGATCGGCGATTAGAATACAGTAAGACTGGGCATCGCCTCGACCGACGCGTCCTCTTAATTGGTGTAACTGCGCAAGACCGAAGCGTTCTGCATCATGAATGACGATGATCGACGCGTTCGGAACGTTCACGCCGACCTCGACGACCGTCGTTGAAACAAGGATTTGAACAGTATTCTCCTTAAACGCCTGCATGACCTCGTCTTTTTCAGAAGAAGTCAAGCGCCCATGCATCAAACCGACATGATAGGGCTTGAACCGCTCAGTCAATATCGCATGTAATTCGATCGCATTTTGAACTTCGAGTGATTCGGATTCCTCGATCAATGGCGTGATGACGTAGGCTTGTCGACCTTGCGACAATTCTTTCTCGACGAACCCGAAAACGCGTTCCATCTGTTGCGGTTTCGCCCAGTAGGTCTCGATTTCCTTTCGTCCCGCCGGCATCTCATCGATGATCGAAACATCCATATCTCCAAAGACCGATATCGCAAGCGTACGCGGAATCGGTGTCGCTGTCATATATAATACATCTGCCTGTTCAGCTTTCGCACGCAATCGTTTCCGTTGTTCGACACCGAAGCGATGTTGTTCATCGGTGATGACGAGGTGTAATGCCTTGAACTGGACGGTGTCTTGAATCAGCGCATGTGTTCCGACCAAGACGTCGATCTCTCCTGTTGCGAGGGCTTCGAGCAAGTGTGCGCGCGCTTTTCCTTTAACTGAACTCGTCAGTAGACCGACCCGAATCCCAAGTGGTTCAAGTAATGGGGCGAGCGACGCTGCATGCTGTTCCGCTAAAATTTCGGTCGGCACCATTAAGGCGCCTTGTCTTCCGGCACGAACCGTCGCGAACAAGGCGATGGCTGCGATGACGGTCTTTCCGCTTCCGACATCCCCTTGCAGCAACCGATTCATTCGTTCACCGCGACCGATGTCGTCTAAGATTTCTTTTGTCACGCGTTGTTGCGCTCCTGTCAGCGGAAACGGCAGGCTCTTGATGAAATTCGCGATATCCGTTTCATGAAGGGGAAGAGCAATCCCTTGACCTTTCCGTCGCCCAAGACGTAACGCCTGTAATTTCAGTTGGAAATAGAGGCACTCC encodes the following:
- the fabD gene encoding ACP S-malonyltransferase produces the protein MGKTVWMFPGQGSQTPGMGQTLITQDETRQALADLGTRIGLDLTTLMTTGTKDELKATDIAQPAIVAHSALLAQQYAAQGHTPDFVLGHSVGEYSALVAASVITPSEAVYLVRERGKLMNQVTGGTMAAVIGMNDVEAAHHAVESIAATGEIVQIANYNCPGQFVISGQIAAVESATAKLKELGAKRVLPLDVSGAFHSSLMTPFAPRFEDILVSSPFEAAKTKFISNVDGAFHDQPDELIRLLVQQLYSPVRFESCVERLIEEGADTFIEFGPSSPLSGLVKRIKKDAKIISITTLEQLEAEGIR
- the plsX gene encoding phosphate acyltransferase PlsX, yielding MILAVDAMGGDHAPRAIVEGVVAYLAERPNENIDIRLVGDELKLRSYSIEDPRVTIVHAASVITGEDEPVRAIRRKKDSSLVVAANLVKSGEADALISAGNTGALMTAGLFVIGRIEGVDRPALAPTFPTRNGKGVVILDVGANPDAKAEHLLDYAIMGSVYAEQVRGITRPKVGLLNIGSEAGKGNALTKETYPLLETAPIHFVGNVEAREAMSGDVDVIVTEGFAGNTLLKSTEGAASMIMGVMKEQFMSSWTSKLAALVLKPKLKKMKQLLAYEEYGGAGLFGIAAPVIKAHGSSNAYAFSRALVQAEKMVEQEVVAKIVQAKATEAR
- the fapR gene encoding transcription factor FapR, which produces MRVPKKERQQELLQTIEQNPFITDEALATRFRVSIQTIRLDRMELKIPELRERIKHVATERLDDVRTLTENEVIGDMIDLKLDTSAISILEILPEHAFSRNAIARGHILFAQANSLAIALIDDELALTTRANVQFTRSVHVGERVVAKAFVSSHRQDGRSDITVESYVGEECVFIGEFTVYRSSKEESK
- the recG gene encoding ATP-dependent DNA helicase RecG — encoded protein: MNPSRDVKTLKGVGRDLAKKLEEMNILTVADVLEHVPFRYDDFVTGSLTEAIHEDKVKFTGQVQSEPLVRYYGKGKNRLTFRLLVEERYSVTVTMFNRAFYKDQLQLGAEVTVSGKWDLHRMTISATELQFGAIEGELTPVYSLRGDMRMKTFRRVVDLAFKETEALAERIPDSIRKTYRLQDRMTMLKSLHFPTNRQELTAARRSYVYEECLYFQLKLQALRLGRRKGQGIALPLHETDIANFIKSLPFPLTGAQQRVTKEILDDIGRGERMNRLLQGDVGSGKTVIAAIALFATVRAGRQGALMVPTEILAEQHAASLAPLLEPLGIRVGLLTSSVKGKARAHLLEALATGEIDVLVGTHALIQDTVQFKALHLVITDEQHRFGVEQRKRLRAKAEQADVLYMTATPIPRTLAISVFGDMDVSIIDEMPAGRKEIETYWAKPQQMERVFGFVEKELSQGRQAYVITPLIEESESLEVQNAIELHAILTERFKPYHVGLMHGRLTSSEKDEVMQAFKENTVQILVSTTVVEVGVNVPNASIIVIHDAERFGLAQLHQLRGRVGRGDAQSYCILIADPSSDTGKERIKTMTETNDGFKLAEKDLKLRGAGNFFGTEQSGLPRFVLTDPALDIQVMETARQDAVRLLRSEAFWQAPEYDVLRDYIERQGLLEGERIE